The following nucleotide sequence is from Salvia miltiorrhiza cultivar Shanhuang (shh) chromosome 7, IMPLAD_Smil_shh, whole genome shotgun sequence.
ATCCAATTCGCATTGGGCCTGTTGACTGTACTGGACTTATATTACATTTCCAATATGACGCTTATATGGAAAGGCTGATTCTAAACATAACTCCCAATTTGTTTACTGTAGTCTCTCGTTTaacataatactaataaaataatagaaGATGTATTATTATATCCTTAAtacccctattttaatttacACTGGAGTATTAAATAATAGTAGCCCCCATAAAAATGAGATGAATAGAATTGTTTGACTGCAGTCGGCAGTCCTCAGCCATATTTACATCCTTTCTGAGCTGACTGGTGAGATTTTTATTGTTTCTCATCATAAAATTTGTCAAAACTACTTTTGTTGCTTCAATTTTCATCTCCCTCTATAAGCTTATGCAATTCCATGAATTTTGGTTCTTGAAAAGGATAACTTTTTTACGTAGGTTGCAAATATAAGCTCCTTACAAATGAGGCCATATTCACTTTCTCAAGATTCTCAGTTTTTACTCCATTATTTTTGGACTTTGACAAAGAAGATTTACTACCTCTCATATTTCGCTAATTAACAAGGTTTCAATTTTGAGGATTTAACTTTCAACGAGTTTTATAGGATGAtgtaaagaaagaaagatggtCTTTCATCAAATGTGTTTTTGAGGGTCTTCAAGCAACTCTTCAATGCCAATTGTTAGACTATCCACTGTGGTGAGTCTGGTGACACTCATCTAATCCAATTTACTTGCTTCTTTAATGAAATATTAATATACTCTCATTAGAAACCTCAACTCAACTtgtcatattttttctttttactttattttaaacTATCTATtatcaataataaatttttattatgtaataaaaatttgtttgcgatattttattttattttataaagttaTAATCGTATTACATAGCGATTCTCTCAATTGATGTTTTTCTCGGATGCTATCTTTGCTAACATAGATGCTATCTTTACAGTTTTTGTCTATTTCTGAAATTTGTCTGGACGAACACTTCAAATCAAACTATGAAAGACATTTTCTGATATGGAAATATTTTTGAGAGATAGGGATTGACTTAGATTTACagaaaattgaatttgataaaataaaaattttagcttatctttgaaatttgaaaataaaataaaattgtggaGCCAGATTAGATGCAAAGTTTGTAGtactataatatttaaaaagttGAAATGTTTGGCTATAAAATGGTattttccaaatttttagtttgtGTCCAATACTTGTGTGAACGTAAATTTGGAAACTAATCGGTTATGTTTGATTGATCGGAGCTAATGGATGGTCATGGATGGTAGGGATGGGCCCACAGTAGCCCGGTCAAATGCGGGTATTGTTACGGGGCCCACTACGAACCCCCTGcccctattttttcttttttccatttCTGTTTTCTAatgtttataattatatatacacacaatTAAAGCGTACAAACGCAATTATCGGGCTGTCTTGCAAATGTCAAAGTTAGGTGAGACCGAGAGTGTACAGAGTCAACTATTTGACCATTTCTGAAATTTATGCCGAATATCAAATGCTgctttaatttgaattttgctGACAAATAACGGCCATTTACTTATATATTCTCAATTTTTAGTACTCAtattttcatttctatttataGTAAAATATGTGAAATTTTACTCCACTTTAACACTCTCATAAATACGAGACTCTTATTTCACTCGCAACACACACTCGATCACTTTACGAAAATTTGTGTCATTCTTAAATAGATACTAAAAATTGGGATTGAGAGAATATTAATTCTATCGTTAATTTAttactattacaaaataaatatgaGTATATTATGTAGAACTGTATCATTATAAGTCTAGGTCTAAATGGTtatcttaatatatttattccaAGTGAAAGACATTATTAATTATACACATGATGTTAATTAATATTACGGGATAagtatttaattagtttatttaaTAAGATAATGAAAAATCTATAATGATGGGTATAAAAATTTAGGGGCATTTGGTTAAAGTTTCTTTTTGATGAATTTTCCGAGAGTCAACCAAAATGacattcaaattaattaataagaaatagcagggacggagccagggggctagagccccctcccaaattttgagtttatatatatatatatatatatatatatatatatatatatatatatatatatagagtgtggttctagagagaactatattatttgtgagaacgggagaaccatcaaatctaatgcattcactgtaaaaattaatgcattccctgttaaaattaatgcactcaaaaaaataaaaaaattgctcccttcaggattcgaacccagaatctgcattcatccaacaagatgatgtatccaccgtagatcttgatgatcgaatggctgaaaatagttctccgttctttttttatttatggttctttcctgaacctctccctatatatatatatatatatatatatatatttatacctattataaaataattttgttttataaaagagtatttggttattatattctctcatatatacttaatttaaggataattttgttttttaaaactatatgatctatgaaatattgtttgttattattactattatacttgtcttttaataaaaaaatgcctaatatgtatgaaatgctaaaaaaaattataatgtattgaaactaatttgtaatatatagaaaatatataatctatggacatgttgtttgttattattattattatgcttgccttttaataaaaaatgtcttaaatatacggaatttccaaaaaaagttttgtgatatattgaaactatataatcaatgaaaatattgttcgttattattagtattatgctcgtattttaataaaaaaaataccttaaatatactgaatgcccaaaaaaaatttctcgggggctaccgccctcGAACCCCCGTACAAGTTCAGCCCCCCGAActaaattcctggctccgtccctgagaAATAGTACTAATATTTTGGCTAATaaagttcatttttttcttttactttttatagAGGAAGCGAAATTAAGTTGTACTCTTATTTTGACTCAAAACGCTATCTAGAAGCATTGTTAACGTTTCCATCAATTAATGAAttcttattatatataaaataataataataaaggattTCTCTTAGGGACACTAGTACTAGGAACTGTATATATATCCACCATCATTTCCTAATTCTATAAACTCCAATTAAGCATTCGTAAATGTTGCAAACTTCTGGTTACGAAATTTAAACGTCCAACAAAAcgatatattattattttaaagagtgaATTAGAGATAATCGTATGTAAGAATAACACAGATAAAATAATTGCATGGGTTTTAAGTTATACTAATTGATTTTagaattattgtttttattatatattcagTTTTGTTTGAAAAACATTGCTTCCACGGGGAGTATCATTGTCTTCACAGTTCACACGTACAAGATGAATATTCTCTATACCTAATGACTCTTTTCAtgcaaaatattataaaatatatgtgCAGctttatttatgttaattaataCGCAATTTGACATGAAATCTTTTTTTTAAGATCCAATTTGACATGAAACCTGTTCCTCAAACGATGCGACTTTTTCCAAATTCGTGATTTGGTAATGAAAAAAAAGgggattttcttttttgttgtcTCTTGCCCCTCTAATGACGACATCCCAACAATTTGTGATTTCAATCTTTAACctctttttataaaaattagggatatttcaatatatattcaGATTGGACGACTACGTTCAATTCAACCATCAAGATTTCAAGCTCTTTTTTATGACGATTACATCAAGATTCACTATGAAGATAATTATGATTGACAACAATTTATATATTCTTTCAGTGAACAGTAACACTGATGAAACACCAACGGCTTTCGCCTATCAGCTTTCATTTAGTATGTAATTTAAATATCGGCATACTCAAAGTACATCGATGATTTACCActgaaaatattttcaaaagtataaaattttaatagaaGTGGTCAAACATATCGTAAGTGGtttaaaaaattcattttatgAGTACTTTAgtaaataataaggataaagtGTATGAGACTAGCGTGATAACTGACCACACCACCCAAAAAAATTGAGGATTAAGTGGTGggttatatatagttaaataAGTTGACATGTTAAAGGTAATATGTTTTAGGATAATTTAGTAAGTCTAATTTGTTATAACAAATTAGACTTATTAATTTTATCTGCTAAAGTTAATTCTCAAAAGTAAATACAATTTCAATATAAAAGGCTCAATTGCTTTTTGATATCTGCTAGGAGTATTTTATTTGGATCGTTGTGTAAAAGCTAGTACCAATGTACCATCCAATCCAATTGAACAAGTACTTAATAGTATTTTCAATGTTTTGGAACTGAAAATGGAAAACACAGTGGTGAATTTGATATTTGGAGTGATAGTATTATGAGAGTCGAAAAAGTGTAGCGAAATCCAAAACTGAAAGTAGGAAGGATATATAGTATCACATGAGTAATTGTTTGTTAGGTAGCTGTTGTCTCGCGCATCCATTTTTGAAATTTCCCCTCCACACCAAGCCAGCTTGCCTCCTTTTCACACCCCataaaattccaaaatatgGACTTCATTTGACTCCTTCCACTGCCCTCATATGTATATCCCCATCGCATACTCTGATCGATAATCATGGCGGTTTCAGGAAGAATGACAGATCTTCAGCTCACTAAATCATGGCACCGACAAGTCAGTCCCGAACGGACCAAGGTCTGGACTGAATCGCCCAAATCCGATGGCAGATCGGTCCCCGTCGTTTATTATCTCTCCAGAAATGGCCAGCTTGAGCACCCCCATTTCATGGAGGTCCCTCTATCCTCCTCTGCCCACGGCCTCTTTCTCAGAGGTGTGCCATCTATCATCTTACGCTGAGATTTAATGTGTGTTATTGTGAATGAAATGAAATTCTTAATTTGTTGGAACAGATGTGATCGGTCGGTTGAATGTTCTTCGCGGCAAGGGCATGGCGGCGATGTATTCCTGGTCGTGCAAGAGGTGAATGTCTAATTTTTGGAGGTTATGATTAATCGTGAGTTGAATTTGTGATTCTAATTTTGGAGAGAGATAAATGATTTCAGGAGCTACAGAAATGGATTCGTGTGGCACGATTTAACCGAGAACGATTTCATCTACCCGGCTCGCGGCCACGAATATGTTCTCAAAGGCTCCGAGCTTCTAGAAAATTCGTTTCAGTTGCCTccgcctcctccgccgccgccggagaATCAAACCGCGGCGGCGGATGCAGTCTATCCCCGGCCGCCGTCCGACAGACGGCGGCGGAACCAGTCCTGCAGCTCCATCGAGTACGAGTACAGCGTGTACAAGGCGGAGCCCTCGTTCCGGTCCGCCGCCGACGCCTCCACCCAGACGGACGACGCGCGGCGGAGGAGGCGCCGGCCGCGGCCAGAAATAGTGGAGGAGAAGAGCAAGGAGCCGCAGCGAGACGAGATCGAGATCGAGATCTCCCCGCCGCCGTCCGATTCGAGCCCCGAGACGCTGGAGACGCTGCTGAAGGCGGATGGACGGCCGATGCTGCTGCAGCCGGAAATAGTCAACAAGGAGTCAACCTCCGGGCAGCAGATTCAGAGGGCGACCAAGTCGTCggttctgatgcagttgatctCCTGCGGTTCCTTGTCGTTCAAGGACTGTGGGGCCGGGCAGGTGATATCGCAGTACAGAATGAGGGTGCCgcgcggcggcggtggcggaggAAGGGTGAAGCTAGAGGAGAAGGAATACTTCAGCGGAAGCATAGTGGAGACAAAGAAAGAGGAACTGCCGAGGCTGAAACGATGCAGTTCGTACAATGCGGATCGGTGACGGTGAGTATTTAGTTTGTACAATTagggattttttttctttttctttttttgtttgttttaatcGCAGGTTTGTGTTTGCATGTTTTACTGTACTGGGAGATAATCTGATAAAGTAACAGCTGTGGTTATTCTGTTTCTGACTTGCACACAGTAGCATCACATggtttccttctttttttccttttcatctCTAATTAATACTCCACTACTCCTTTTATGAAAAAGGATTTAACCCTTAAAAGTTTCCAGTTATTTGACAATGAAAAGTAAGAGTGGAAGAAGACAAGGCCATGCTTCATCATTAATTACACTCGAAGAAATATTAATATCCGTGTATGGTTTCCGAAGTTCTAATAACGGAACTgatgatatactccctccgtcccaagctaagtgagaccttttttttgggcacggaaattaagaaaagtgtattttgtgtgtaggtgaaaaagtgaaaaggtgtttaaagagtaaaacttttaccaaaaagggaaagagtctcacttatggtgggacacccaaaatagaaagagtctcacttacagtgggacggagggagtactcccTCCCTCCGCCAaaccatttttattatattgggcgtccgcaaagagtagatcactttccttttatggaaatggtcccaccacccactttattcttttatccttacaaacactctttacttacaaaaaaaaccaccccaaattcaatctcaaccacacatctcataaagtggtgggaccctttctccactacatcaaaatcatcaacaattttattaaatctcgtgcccaaccaaagtagtctatttttggcggacggagggagtatttagtaCGAAAAAGTCCTTTGTGTATACTTCATCTTTTTCACATATTCAAATTAATCAAAGTACACCAGCGTATAACGTGTAATTTTAGGCGTTGGATATTTTTCAAATGTCAGAAATTTCAATAATATTTCAACTAAATTTCAAGCCTATACCAAGAAAACTTGAGGTTTGCAATAGGGTTAATGGTTGAAAATACCCCTTTTCATAAACAAAACCTAAAATGTACCCACCTATtttaaaacatataaaatataccCACTTTAGACAATTTTGCCCTTTAGCTATTTCCACCCTTTGTTTTGCTTTTTCCAAGAATTCTCTTTATTTCATTATATGCATTTAAAATGAAGcttgaatggtatatcggctggaaactttcctcgtgcccgatagattacctggtaatctgggtctggactgtgagacaacgccacgtactattaagcaaaaaacagtttaaaagatccttgtataaaatggtatcagagcgggtttttatagaggaattatattatttttaatttattttataattaacctatgtgggaggagactccactgaaaaatatggatccggacgagtgtccgagatgtgtaccatACAGGAATTCTCTACAACATGTGGAGAGTGAAACCACCCGTCTAATTGACGGACTCAACTGGAATaatcgagccctcgttaccAACTTACGACGAGGAGAAGATATCGAGATCATTCGTGACATTATCACGAGTATACAATTCTACCATGAGAATCTCATGGGACTCGCCGCCACCAGAACGGCGATCGAACGAaccagagacgaggcccatcagtcccacgattgatggaaccaaaaaacaAGGCAGGAGgagcttatccaagctaccatAAGATCGAGCCAGATTCTTCCGAAAATGTCAACCTACGGGAGATTCAAAAAACGGTGGAGTATTATGGCAACAAGCTATATGAgctaccgatggagatgagcaaaatatcactcaaacaagaggaaatactcACCCTCTTAAGTGATATCCAAAAAAGattggaggagatcgaaaggcgaaaaccatgttccggaaaaattcggaatcaatggtccaaagacccgacgaaTCTATCCATATTTGATGCAACACCCAAagagttgcagccgaaggacaaatccgaatcatgaaaggcaaatatcatgaatagccttgacagaatcggattagaagatctacaggagttggcagaatcttttgctaacctcaatatggtggatctaaagatgaatcaaggagatgaggttcccAAAACTGAGCCTCAAGAAGAAGAATCGTCAAAAAAGGGGTCAGCCcaagacgatgcaagccagttCCAACGAACAAGAagacggaggcctcagatgcaggacactcctgtaggaaaggtcacacttGAACCgatccatccatatggattgattctcaacctcgacgaagccagtttcaaagaatgggagggtctcatcgacgaatgggcttcatcattgaaagtcgtgattgccacaattgattacgacaaaaaagaatttgccagagtcttcgaagctAGCTTGGCgggcatggcaaaacaatactgggaaaaACTTGAAGTTATGACCAGGGAAGAATTGTTTAGTGGTACGTCATTATATGACGTCATCAAAGAAACTACTaaacagattaaaatccatttcttgggaatgggtttttttcgaaggatcagcagaggagaagcgcaagaaatatcaacaggcactttacaatctaagattgatggtgctagaacccaaagctctcgatgaatttctgcgtctatacaccctatatgtccatatgggggaggTGGAAGATCAGAAGGCTATGGACCTCTTCTtcccaaagtttccaagtccttggagggagatgctcatcaatgagtatgtttcgccaggaggatatccacttgacagtgcttcaagaaggatgtcttatgttcacaagaagctaTCTGAGTGGTGTCAGAAGGCAGCGGACCaaaggaatctcaagagattgaggagactcaacaagaaatccccattgatgtgcgacaacattgatcttccaacagagattggtgctgagttgctgtatcaaaagaggagccgaaagaaacataggtaccaaccctatgaaagaaagtccagaagaagttcttggaagccaaggactatgtggaccagacagaaggcgcgctcctacaaatcaggccaacggagcggaccatcaagaaaccgattctcttCTCAAAAGAGAAccccggcgagaaaaacttttaggcgtactcaagccaaaacaaatgaaagttttaaagattgcaactgctggacgtgcggtgcaaaggggcatatttctaccaattgcccagacaacaagAACAAGATGTTGAGATTCGAATCCAtaccggatatcgaagatgccATCTACCATCaagaattgatacccgtgtatcagttcgaaaatatatcctctgatgagagtatatatgagcaggaagaagtctttagttctgaagattcggaaatgaccgatggatcaaccggagacgagtcagactaaagaagagctCGAAGTTCACCACACCCAGaaagaggatcagaatggattcactagccattttctgattccacaggaagaagtggtgaagaagctcgtgaagaaactcaatagggaaactggagaggtacaaacgtaccaagggttttccaatgggagattgaatcgagtttttaatagcttgattccatccaagaggaagcatcatgtctattttggtgtcacaaaccgagaaatggcgcttccaatggagattacaagtaatcaggtggagatccagctggttcctgctgaagatattaggcaggatcttaagaaaatgaagccagaagtcgcaagcacgatgaaatggattcatattggagcaattcagttggtaatcaaatcatccctctccccagggacagaccaaccaattgatgtcgcactttgcgacaaaagaatcagggatactagagcatcagttctgggagccttttcgggcaatctctatgccaagaggattataaccgagttctatccacagatcgcttataatctacaggattcatccttcagccgagccctgaccctctatcaggactacaaaaagaaggagcttatgACAGAAgggaataggccatactcattgacttatcaagtctcgtatgccttatcaaattcccatcacacagaATTATTTTTGGGAAAAGAGTTCATTGAAAtcccagaaatattcaaggaggtagccaaggcagtcaaaccaaaccgagtggagattcctcagatcggagaaatcgacatcgatattggagacaagacggtgcttagccatacccaaagtctcagactaggagcaccaaggctatcattccaaggaaataggctaacttcagggcctattacaagaagtttctctcaatcatatgagagaagggcgattcaGGAAACCCCAGTTCCGGACATGAAAGTCAAGCttaaatgtcccgaaggatggagacaggtttccacaagatttgatacaactaaCAAGGAAAACAAATTTCCTTGTAgctcgttgtattatttggcaaacccaggagacaaccgatacatcggaattCTGGAGGTTGGCGGTTTTGAAATCCAGAcagaaggccaagccggacaagaagcagatgtcctgatcttaggacgagatttccttgacaaatataaaccatggtcatggaaatcaggaggaatggagatcacaatcgggcgtcaaagattgatgatctaatgacaagtccattctcaatatacatctctgtagggatgttatacgagaaattcaaagcagaatattttgctgcttatgtggactcaggagcaggaatctgtacagcaaaacgaggagtctttccagcagaagtggaagaagatctacctcgaattgcaggaagggatttctccaaaaagattttgcttctatcaaaaggagtaaaacaaacggaaatattgatcggcggagcaggacagacaccttggtacaaggtcaagactccaccaatttatttccatgataccggagcagatatattattcggaaataattttctgcaaagtttcaagaggtacatacaggacaatgaagccaggaggctagtgttcacaaccaattgtgatcacaaaatcattgtgcaaaggcttaATGGAGCCTTTCATCGATCGATGCCAATCAACTTCCGCaacaagcgtggtgatgatggcagactccggagacctcaaatgaaggatcaaaggagatttggagaagttttgctcaaatgcagaactgagggattcccagatctctccgaggaagaaattcaaatcctcaaagtctccttgatatcacacaaagaaatcaaggaagaagaaaaggtgtccattgccgacgtcaaaaggagaatccagaagtgttaccacgaggatcctttggcatggtgggacaagaaccagctcagggcaaccttgaaagttaaaactggaaaggagcatgagttcgtgaGGTTcaaacctatcctgatgaaccctcaagatcaacaggatatgatgagtataatcagggaacaccttgatttaaagctgatcgaagatggaagatcaccctacagtagtcctggatttctggtgagaaatcatggggagatcaagcgaggaaagccaagattagtcattaattataaagggattaatgatattcttgagtttgacggatactacatcccaagtagagaacacctcatcaattgcatcagaagtgcaaaggtattctcaaagttcgattgcaaatcaggcttctaccagattcgcatggaggaagggagtaagaagttcacagccttctcaactccacaaggacattatgtctggaatgtcatgccaatggggttagccaacgcacctcagatattccaaaggaagatggataatctcttcaaagattattcttcgtttatgtttgtttatattgatgacattctcattgcatcaaaaaacattcatgaacatgtcaagcatctggagatctttgcggatgtttgccaacaagaaggacttgtgctgtctgaaaagaaggcagtcatagccacccaaaagatggagtttctggggattgagattgatgaatctggaatcattctacaaaatcatattgtggaaaaagtccagaattttccggaggatctcaaggaaaagaagcagctccaaagttttctcggagtggtcaattttgcagggatgtttatcagaaaccttgcagaacacagaaaggtcttcagtccactactgaagaaagatgttccattcatatggaaggaggaacatcgagagggtataaagaagttgaaagagatttgcaaaaatctcccgaaactttcgataccacaagacgaggatgatcTGGTCCTCTACACTGACGCAAGTGATTcatggtgggcagcagtgctcacaaagatcaccccttttggagaagaaccttgcagatattgtagcggtcttttctccaacgacgaagctgtgcggtggcacatcaacgagaaggaattctttgcagttcgaaaggcgtttaaaaaatggccgcttttcttacttgctaagaaatttattttgaaagtagataacactaacgttaaagctttcttaactaaaaagattgaatctaaacctggaaaggctagattaattagatggcaagcagaatgccaatattatgattatgatattgtcattttaaaatctgatcagaatgttcttgcagatttccttacaagggatggagctccctgaagtggaggccatcgaggcaatacaggggcagctctttgaaagtcttgagctgctacaacaagagtggCACAAGTGTGTGCTACATACcaaacaagcaggaaagatacaagcggctgacgaagccaaagtatctagccaaatcgatgtctgtttcatgaagatgttccatcttcaggaagcaaccaacaagccgctcttgcgcgctgtccgtgaaaatcgggctaaagcaatgctttccgtacagggcggattacctgtagcaggggattcaagtacccctagcacaagtcctgagacaACGGTTTCACAACCAGactctcgaggaaaagatgttgttaaggggtcacaccctgaatcaacatgtcaaccctccacctctggggtaaaagagggagagatcaatcttaggcccatgacaggccaagttaaggttgatactgattttattgaaatttctccttcttggcagatgtaccaggacagatgggagaaacttctcaccagaaagggcattaatccgggaaattgccgggttgatgttgccggaaaatatccaagagtttggacgactccaggagccaatccaaacgatgtcaa
It contains:
- the LOC130991871 gene encoding protein SOSEKI 5-like; this encodes MAVSGRMTDLQLTKSWHRQVSPERTKVWTESPKSDGRSVPVVYYLSRNGQLEHPHFMEVPLSSSAHGLFLRDVIGRLNVLRGKGMAAMYSWSCKRSYRNGFVWHDLTENDFIYPARGHEYVLKGSELLENSFQLPPPPPPPPENQTAAADAVYPRPPSDRRRRNQSCSSIEYEYSVYKAEPSFRSAADASTQTDDARRRRRRPRPEIVEEKSKEPQRDEIEIEISPPPSDSSPETLETLLKADGRPMLLQPEIVNKESTSGQQIQRATKSSVLMQLISCGSLSFKDCGAGQVISQYRMRVPRGGGGGGRVKLEEKEYFSGSIVETKKEELPRLKRCSSYNADR